One Bifidobacterium angulatum DSM 20098 = JCM 7096 DNA window includes the following coding sequences:
- the hisH gene encoding imidazole glycerol phosphate synthase subunit HisH, with protein MTTAVVFDYGFGNVRSMVRAMARLGVDTTLTSDYRQAIEADGLVVPGVGAFAACMEGLKAVDGDRVILDRLRAGRPVLGVCVGEQVMFELGREHGADAPGIGLIGGSVDPLDADVVPHMGWDTVEAAEGSQLLKGIESERFYFVHSCAAHEARELDLAGFDIELSAHQQVTWCEYGRSHFVAAYERGALSATQFHPEKSGDAGAQLLKNWIDTF; from the coding sequence ATGACCACGGCAGTTGTATTCGATTATGGTTTCGGCAATGTACGTTCCATGGTTCGTGCGATGGCCCGTCTGGGTGTCGATACCACGTTGACATCCGATTACCGTCAGGCCATAGAGGCGGACGGTCTGGTGGTGCCTGGCGTGGGCGCGTTCGCCGCATGCATGGAAGGACTGAAGGCGGTGGACGGCGACAGGGTGATTCTCGATCGTCTTCGTGCCGGCCGCCCGGTGCTTGGCGTGTGCGTCGGCGAACAGGTGATGTTCGAGCTTGGTCGCGAGCATGGTGCCGATGCTCCCGGCATCGGCCTGATCGGTGGCAGTGTCGACCCGCTGGATGCCGATGTGGTGCCGCATATGGGTTGGGACACGGTTGAGGCCGCCGAGGGATCGCAGCTGTTGAAGGGAATCGAATCGGAACGATTCTACTTCGTGCATTCCTGCGCCGCGCATGAGGCGCGAGAGCTGGATCTGGCCGGTTTCGACATCGAGTTGAGCGCTCATCAGCAGGTGACATGGTGCGAATACGGCCGGAGTCACTTCGTCGCGGCATATGAGCGTGGCGCTCTGTCCGCCACGCAGTTCCACCCTGAGAAGTCGGGTGATGCCGGCGCGCAGCTGCTGAAGAA